One Edaphobacter flagellatus genomic region harbors:
- a CDS encoding MoaD/ThiS family protein, translated as MNIHIPTPLRAYTGGAETVSVPGTTVAEVFTALTTEYPELKQQLFNTEGKLRSFVNVYVNDEDLRYLPSKDATQVAATDELTIIPSIAGGSAVRASRNSLCCSCCPLL; from the coding sequence ATGAACATTCACATACCGACACCGCTTCGCGCTTACACCGGCGGGGCAGAGACGGTTTCTGTCCCCGGCACGACAGTCGCCGAGGTCTTTACCGCGCTCACTACCGAATACCCTGAACTGAAGCAGCAGCTCTTCAACACCGAGGGCAAGCTTCGCTCGTTCGTCAACGTCTACGTCAACGACGAGGACCTCCGCTACCTTCCTTCGAAGGACGCCACTCAGGTTGCCGCAACCGACGAGTTGACCATCATCCCCTCCATTGCCGGCGGTTCTGCTGTACGCGCTTCGCGCAATTCTCTTTGTTGTAGCTGTTGTCCCCTCCTCTAG
- a CDS encoding M23 family metallopeptidase, protein MFVSRDDDGNISKVPVPLHYAYIFVAAAAIGMFTITGLAGSYSRMLIKTARFNQLRQDHNALQKDYAHLEEAAREKDIQAASLGSLANEVSALYGLTASKLAIPVGRLTGKSSKAHAQAVAEAVENTPLAETASLTDDSYYKSVDAFYSLRNQALNGTVTRTLNGLNRPTFGSASIFGGLSLGEDAAAYAPNLWPVMGPITSSFGQREDPVLGNGEGEFHKGLDISAANGTPVRATADGVVKTAQMENGYGRAVVLDHGHGVETLYGHMSGFAVMTGQTVVRGQVIGYVGHSGRVTGSHLHYEVRIRNTPVNPHKYLRVTLAELGSEAPTLAESPAGAATKPTVAAK, encoded by the coding sequence ATGTTTGTCAGCCGGGATGATGATGGCAACATCAGCAAGGTTCCCGTGCCGCTGCATTATGCGTACATCTTTGTCGCCGCTGCAGCCATCGGCATGTTCACCATCACCGGGCTGGCCGGATCGTACTCGCGGATGCTCATCAAGACCGCTCGCTTTAATCAGCTTCGCCAGGACCACAATGCTCTCCAGAAGGACTACGCGCATCTCGAAGAGGCAGCGCGCGAAAAAGATATTCAGGCCGCTTCCCTTGGCTCGCTGGCGAACGAAGTCTCCGCTCTGTACGGACTGACCGCCAGCAAACTGGCTATCCCCGTAGGCCGTCTGACTGGCAAATCGAGCAAGGCGCACGCCCAGGCCGTAGCCGAAGCCGTCGAGAACACCCCGCTTGCCGAAACAGCCAGCCTGACCGACGACAGCTACTACAAATCGGTCGACGCTTTCTATTCACTGCGCAATCAGGCACTGAACGGCACCGTGACTCGCACGTTGAACGGCCTGAACCGGCCCACCTTCGGCTCTGCCAGCATCTTCGGCGGCCTGTCGCTGGGAGAAGACGCCGCTGCGTACGCACCCAATCTCTGGCCCGTCATGGGCCCCATCACCAGCAGCTTCGGCCAGCGTGAAGATCCCGTTCTCGGCAACGGCGAGGGCGAGTTCCATAAAGGCCTGGACATCTCCGCCGCCAATGGCACACCCGTCCGCGCAACCGCCGACGGCGTTGTCAAGACCGCACAGATGGAGAACGGATACGGTCGCGCCGTCGTCCTCGATCACGGCCACGGCGTGGAAACACTCTACGGCCACATGTCCGGCTTTGCCGTCATGACCGGTCAAACCGTCGTTCGCGGACAGGTCATCGGCTATGTCGGACACAGCGGCCGCGTCACCGGCTCGCACCTCCACTACGAGGTACGCATCCGCAACACACCGGTCAACCCGCATAAATACCTGCGCGTCACGCTCGCCGAGCTCGGCTCCGAGGCCCCAACCCTGGCCGAATCTCCCGCCGGAGCAGCAACAAAGCCCACCGTAGCGGCAAAGTAG
- a CDS encoding CBS domain-containing protein, producing the protein MRGWSFSIGRVFGVEIRIHTFFLLLLGLAISYSSVSGSSGSRGFVLWSILLLAVVVREIARAIAAAWYGLELRSILLLPTGGLQQYATAETTELAATPEVGKRLGIVGPLTNLVFGFLLAAIILATAPEINLLEKPWMTPAHLIRALVWVNVLLAAINLLPAAPLDGGRIFRGEFARNHGLLKGTRAAAGLGQVIGILLAIAGCILPNMWLIMLGGFVFIGAHMDDASMLLSNENDPVRMRDVMLTNFSTLSASDTLEEALQRSVHTLQDVFPVVRGANLVGAVSRQGIVEALQSEGNGYVQGVMTRSFQTAQPDDSLVKTLRRIMGGQGAQLVPVLEGDRIVGIITPQNLAHSMGLLNARRRLRQQTQQHED; encoded by the coding sequence ATGCGTGGATGGTCCTTCTCGATTGGCAGAGTGTTTGGAGTGGAGATTCGCATCCATACGTTTTTTTTGTTGCTGTTGGGGCTTGCGATCAGCTACTCCTCGGTCTCGGGATCGTCGGGCAGCCGAGGCTTTGTGTTGTGGTCGATTCTTCTGCTGGCGGTTGTGGTGCGTGAGATTGCGCGTGCAATTGCTGCAGCCTGGTATGGGCTGGAGCTTCGCAGCATTCTGCTGCTGCCGACAGGTGGATTGCAGCAGTATGCGACAGCAGAGACGACCGAACTGGCGGCAACGCCAGAGGTGGGCAAGCGGCTTGGCATCGTTGGTCCACTGACGAACCTTGTGTTCGGGTTTCTGTTGGCCGCGATTATTCTTGCGACTGCGCCAGAGATCAACCTGCTGGAGAAGCCGTGGATGACGCCGGCGCACCTGATCCGCGCGCTGGTATGGGTGAATGTGTTGCTGGCGGCGATCAATCTTCTGCCTGCTGCTCCGCTGGATGGCGGTCGGATCTTTCGCGGAGAGTTTGCGCGCAATCATGGTCTTTTGAAGGGAACGCGCGCGGCGGCGGGGCTGGGGCAGGTCATCGGCATCCTGCTGGCTATCGCCGGATGCATTCTGCCCAACATGTGGCTGATCATGCTTGGCGGCTTTGTCTTTATTGGTGCGCACATGGATGACGCCAGCATGCTGCTGTCGAATGAAAACGATCCGGTGCGCATGCGCGATGTGATGCTGACAAACTTCAGCACCCTTTCGGCTTCAGACACGCTGGAGGAGGCGCTGCAACGCTCGGTGCATACGCTGCAGGATGTCTTTCCTGTTGTGCGTGGAGCGAACCTTGTGGGTGCCGTCTCACGCCAGGGGATTGTTGAGGCGCTGCAATCAGAAGGTAACGGCTATGTGCAGGGCGTGATGACACGCTCATTCCAGACGGCCCAGCCAGATGATTCTCTGGTGAAGACATTGCGTCGCATCATGGGTGGCCAGGGAGCGCAACTGGTGCCGGTTCTGGAAGGGGACCGCATTGTCGGCATTATTACGCCGCAGAATCTGGCCCACTCCATGGGATTGCTGAATGCTCGCCGCCGTCTGCGGCAGCAGACGCAGCAGCATGAGGACTAA
- the thiL gene encoding thiamine-phosphate kinase: MLLFKGMARTPHKITGELELIDQIRRSFPARNRSVRLGIGDDCAILRPPRGQEVLVTTDFSIEGRHFRRELHPAESVGHRCLARGLSDLAAMGGKPIAAFLSLALPKTLLRTRAGRAWLDGFFVGLRSLAGRYDTALAGGDTSESPGEFVLADIVLVGSVPQGRALRRSTARAGDAIYVTGSLGGAHVELTSLLRSNRRARVPEQEGHPHFFPQPRLAVGAALMRRRLATACIDLSDGLSTDLAHLCESSGVRAEVYAGALPMHSLMRSLAEDEALRAALDGGEDYELLFTAPAAARVPRSMAGVPVTRIGTVQRADRRLPQVTLIGRDGRRSALRAGGWEHFSGR; encoded by the coding sequence ATGCTGCTGTTCAAGGGTATGGCGAGAACTCCGCATAAGATCACCGGCGAACTTGAACTGATCGACCAGATTCGCCGCAGCTTCCCTGCGCGCAACAGGTCGGTCCGGCTGGGGATTGGCGATGATTGCGCCATTCTGCGGCCTCCGCGTGGACAGGAGGTGCTGGTCACGACGGATTTTTCGATAGAGGGTAGGCACTTTCGGCGTGAGCTGCATCCGGCAGAATCTGTCGGTCATCGTTGCCTGGCGCGTGGGCTAAGCGATCTTGCTGCGATGGGGGGGAAGCCGATTGCGGCTTTTCTTTCGCTGGCATTGCCGAAGACGCTTCTTCGTACGCGGGCTGGGCGGGCATGGCTGGATGGCTTTTTCGTGGGGCTACGCAGTCTGGCAGGGCGATATGACACGGCGCTGGCTGGTGGGGATACCTCGGAGTCTCCAGGGGAGTTTGTTCTTGCGGACATTGTCCTGGTGGGTTCGGTTCCGCAGGGCAGGGCGTTGCGCCGTAGCACGGCGAGGGCTGGAGATGCGATCTACGTCACAGGCTCGCTGGGTGGGGCTCATGTTGAGTTGACTTCGTTGCTCAGGAGCAACCGGCGTGCGCGCGTGCCGGAGCAGGAAGGGCATCCGCATTTTTTTCCGCAGCCTCGGCTTGCTGTGGGAGCGGCGCTAATGCGTCGCAGGCTGGCTACGGCGTGTATTGACCTGAGCGATGGTCTTTCGACCGATCTTGCTCATCTGTGCGAGTCTTCGGGGGTGCGGGCGGAGGTGTATGCGGGTGCGCTGCCGATGCATTCGCTGATGCGTAGTCTTGCAGAGGATGAGGCGCTGCGCGCTGCGCTGGATGGTGGCGAGGACTATGAGCTGCTGTTTACGGCTCCGGCTGCGGCTCGTGTACCGCGAAGCATGGCAGGGGTGCCTGTCACGCGTATCGGCACGGTGCAGCGGGCTGATCGTCGATTGCCGCAGGTGACCTTGATCGGGCGTGATGGCAGGCGTAGCGCGCTGCGGGCAGGTGGGTGGGAGCACTTCAGCGGACGCTGA
- a CDS encoding homoserine dehydrogenase — MATKKVAAKKKDGVVKVALLGFGTVGSSVAKVLAESKFPNVAVTHIYNRNVARKKESPAAKFVPSGAVWTENIDDVLKSNVDVVIELIGGLNPIEGWLKKALSSGKHVVTANKQLIAYRGVSLKKLAAQHGVQLVYGAAVAGGVPVIPGIKQGLGGDRIVRLSGIVNGTCNYILSRMESGAEYATVLKDAQELGYAEANPSADVDGYDARAKLCILSRIALGADLNPDEVTTQTISTVEAIDFVYAKELNCTIRQVSRAQVDGSLVRARVAPMLVPLSFPIAWSHGTQNMVVTSGKYGGDVVFSGHGAGGEPTAVAVVSDLLAVAQGAKAAEHPVRKRQVTGEFMAPHYLRFVVDDKPGIVSSIAGALAKVGANIDSLLQRPGYPKHRLPFVVTTEPCSTDTIERAIKSIAKLDCMLEKPLTLQILVPDDKE; from the coding sequence ATGGCGACAAAGAAGGTTGCGGCGAAGAAGAAAGATGGCGTAGTGAAGGTTGCTCTGCTGGGCTTCGGCACGGTGGGCAGCTCGGTGGCGAAGGTGCTGGCGGAATCGAAGTTTCCGAACGTTGCCGTGACGCATATCTATAACCGCAATGTGGCGCGCAAGAAAGAGTCACCTGCGGCGAAGTTCGTTCCATCAGGCGCGGTGTGGACAGAGAACATCGACGATGTGCTGAAGTCCAATGTGGATGTGGTGATCGAGCTGATCGGCGGCCTGAATCCGATTGAGGGCTGGCTGAAGAAGGCATTGTCGTCAGGCAAGCACGTGGTTACGGCGAACAAGCAGTTGATTGCGTATCGCGGCGTGAGTTTGAAGAAGCTGGCCGCGCAGCATGGCGTTCAGCTGGTGTACGGCGCGGCGGTTGCCGGAGGCGTTCCAGTGATCCCGGGGATCAAGCAGGGCCTGGGCGGCGACAGGATCGTTCGTCTGAGCGGGATTGTGAACGGCACGTGCAACTATATTTTGAGCCGCATGGAGAGTGGTGCGGAGTATGCCACGGTGCTGAAGGACGCACAGGAGCTAGGCTATGCGGAGGCGAATCCATCGGCGGATGTGGATGGCTACGATGCGCGCGCGAAGCTCTGCATTCTTTCGCGCATTGCGCTGGGGGCTGACCTGAATCCGGATGAGGTGACGACCCAGACGATTTCGACGGTTGAGGCGATCGACTTCGTTTATGCGAAGGAGTTGAACTGCACGATTCGCCAGGTCTCGCGAGCGCAGGTGGATGGTTCGCTGGTGCGGGCGCGTGTGGCTCCGATGCTGGTGCCGTTGAGTTTTCCAATTGCGTGGTCGCATGGGACGCAGAATATGGTGGTGACCAGCGGCAAGTATGGCGGCGATGTGGTGTTCTCGGGCCATGGCGCGGGCGGCGAGCCTACGGCAGTGGCGGTCGTCTCGGACCTGCTGGCGGTGGCGCAGGGCGCAAAGGCGGCGGAGCATCCGGTTCGCAAGCGGCAGGTGACGGGAGAGTTTATGGCTCCGCACTATCTGCGGTTTGTTGTGGATGACAAGCCGGGCATCGTCTCGTCGATTGCAGGGGCGCTGGCGAAGGTGGGCGCGAACATCGATTCGCTGTTGCAGCGGCCCGGCTATCCGAAGCACAGGCTGCCGTTTGTGGTGACGACGGAGCCGTGTTCCACCGATACGATCGAGCGCGCGATCAAGTCGATTGCGAAGCTGGATTGTATGCTGGAGAAGCCGTTGACATTGCAGATTCTTGTGCCGGATGACAAAGAATAG
- a CDS encoding alkaline phosphatase family protein — translation MMRRWLKLCVAFAALTASAAAVDLAPVVHEKNALNSAKTRKAHYVVLVSLDGFRWDYPTKWGAPHLLKMADEGASAPEGMIPSYPSLTFPNHYTLVTGLYPEHHGIVDNEFLDPAHDYARYYYKDAKITDNSDWYGGVPLWSLAERNKMRSASMFWVASNAKIAGKRPSYWVPFDDKFDDEKRIDQVIAWLSLAEAERPHLITLYYSNVDHAGHDFGPDSDECRDAVHHLDALMGELEDRLKATGLAVDMIVVADHGMVKFADRKWISIAKLVDLKDAKTAGQNIYPKDEAEKQRIYNGLKALNDPRFAVYRLKDVPKPLDFNANPREGDPVVVPMGLYPLEANAKTEEIKNLGGHGYDPARVPEMKAIFFAEGPDIKPGVKLASFRNVNVYDFVCGILGLKPAKNDGNKKVLRVARR, via the coding sequence ATGATGAGGCGATGGCTGAAGTTGTGTGTGGCATTCGCGGCGCTGACGGCGAGCGCTGCGGCGGTAGATCTCGCGCCGGTTGTCCATGAGAAGAATGCGCTGAATTCGGCGAAGACGCGGAAGGCGCACTATGTTGTGCTGGTCTCGCTGGATGGTTTTCGGTGGGATTATCCGACGAAGTGGGGCGCTCCGCATTTGCTGAAAATGGCAGACGAGGGAGCGAGCGCGCCGGAGGGGATGATTCCGAGTTATCCGTCGCTCACCTTTCCGAATCACTACACATTGGTGACGGGACTTTACCCGGAGCACCATGGGATTGTGGACAACGAGTTTCTCGATCCGGCCCATGATTATGCGCGGTACTACTACAAGGACGCGAAAATTACGGATAACAGTGACTGGTATGGCGGTGTTCCGCTGTGGTCGCTGGCGGAGCGTAACAAGATGCGTTCGGCGTCGATGTTCTGGGTGGCTTCGAATGCGAAGATTGCGGGGAAGCGTCCGAGCTACTGGGTACCGTTTGACGACAAGTTCGACGATGAGAAGCGGATTGATCAGGTTATCGCGTGGTTGTCGCTGGCAGAGGCCGAACGTCCGCATCTGATTACGCTTTACTACTCAAACGTGGACCACGCCGGACATGATTTTGGACCGGACTCGGACGAATGTCGCGATGCGGTGCATCATCTGGACGCGTTGATGGGAGAGCTGGAAGACCGGTTGAAAGCCACGGGGCTGGCGGTCGATATGATTGTCGTCGCCGATCACGGTATGGTGAAGTTTGCCGATCGCAAGTGGATCTCCATCGCGAAGCTGGTGGACCTGAAAGATGCGAAGACGGCGGGGCAGAATATCTATCCGAAGGACGAGGCCGAGAAGCAGCGCATCTATAACGGGCTGAAGGCGCTGAACGATCCACGGTTTGCTGTATACCGGTTGAAGGATGTTCCGAAGCCGCTGGACTTCAATGCGAATCCGCGTGAGGGCGATCCGGTGGTGGTGCCGATGGGGCTGTATCCGCTGGAGGCAAACGCCAAGACGGAGGAGATCAAGAACCTCGGCGGCCATGGCTATGATCCGGCGCGTGTGCCGGAGATGAAGGCGATCTTCTTTGCAGAAGGCCCGGATATTAAGCCTGGGGTAAAGCTGGCTTCATTTAGGAATGTGAATGTGTATGACTTTGTTTGCGGGATTCTGGGACTGAAGCCGGCAAAGAATGATGGGAATAAGAAGGTGCTGCGGGTGGCGCGGCGGTAG
- a CDS encoding PLP-dependent cysteine synthase family protein, whose protein sequence is MLTTIKPLGSTILERIGHTPLVRLDEVAGELPGIQILGKAEWTNPGGSVKDRAASAIVSDAMKRGLIGNGKGLLDATSGNTGIAYAMLGAALHFPVTLCMPSNVSPERKKYLAAYGAEVIWTSPADGSDGAIRKARELAAAEPDRYYYADQYSNDENWRAHYRTTANEIWEQTEGQVTHFVAGLGTSGTFMGTTRRLKELNPAIRCISMQPDSAFNGLEGLKHMATAIVPKIYDPALADANIDMDTEVAYRFARTLGRKHGLLVGISAAAAVAAAVEVARQEAKAGREAVIVTVLPDSSEKYMSEHFWQEQD, encoded by the coding sequence ATGCTAACAACCATCAAACCGTTGGGCTCCACGATTCTCGAACGCATCGGCCATACGCCATTGGTGCGTCTGGATGAGGTGGCCGGAGAACTGCCTGGCATCCAGATTCTTGGGAAGGCCGAGTGGACGAATCCTGGTGGTTCGGTGAAGGACCGTGCCGCTTCGGCGATTGTCAGCGATGCGATGAAGCGTGGCCTGATCGGCAACGGTAAAGGATTGCTCGACGCGACCAGCGGCAATACGGGCATCGCCTACGCGATGCTGGGAGCTGCGCTGCACTTTCCGGTGACGCTCTGCATGCCGTCGAATGTCTCACCGGAGCGCAAAAAATATCTCGCGGCTTACGGCGCGGAAGTCATTTGGACCAGTCCGGCGGATGGTTCTGATGGCGCGATTCGCAAGGCGCGTGAGCTGGCCGCGGCAGAGCCTGATCGTTACTACTATGCCGACCAGTACTCGAACGACGAGAACTGGCGTGCGCACTATCGCACGACAGCCAACGAGATATGGGAGCAGACCGAGGGGCAGGTGACGCACTTCGTTGCCGGGCTGGGTACGTCGGGAACGTTTATGGGAACGACGCGGCGACTGAAGGAGCTGAACCCGGCGATTCGTTGCATTTCGATGCAACCGGACTCGGCCTTCAACGGCCTTGAGGGGCTGAAGCATATGGCGACGGCCATCGTGCCGAAGATCTATGATCCGGCGCTCGCTGATGCCAATATCGACATGGACACCGAGGTGGCCTACCGCTTCGCTCGCACGCTGGGGCGCAAGCATGGCCTGCTGGTTGGAATCTCTGCTGCGGCAGCGGTTGCGGCTGCGGTTGAAGTAGCGCGACAGGAGGCGAAGGCAGGGCGCGAGGCCGTGATTGTTACCGTGCTGCCGGATTCTTCAGAGAAGTATATGAGCGAACATTTCTGGCAGGAGCAGGACTAA
- a CDS encoding M67 family metallopeptidase codes for MLHIQYNDYEAMRAHGEETYPHECCGVLLGKSDAEGNHVVQIVRAGNTRTDSAHNRYNIAPQELVKIQRQARGLGLDIVGFYHSHPDHPAQWSPTDFAEAHWIGCSYVITAVEKGEAAITNSFLLTGTNEEDKKFADQPIEIGVAV; via the coding sequence ATGCTGCATATTCAGTACAACGATTACGAAGCGATGCGCGCGCACGGCGAGGAGACTTACCCGCATGAATGCTGCGGCGTTCTTCTGGGCAAGTCAGATGCCGAGGGCAACCATGTTGTGCAGATTGTTCGTGCCGGAAACACCCGGACCGATTCCGCGCATAACCGCTACAACATCGCTCCGCAGGAACTGGTGAAGATTCAGAGACAGGCTCGTGGTCTTGGGCTGGACATTGTTGGCTTCTATCACTCGCACCCGGACCATCCGGCGCAGTGGTCGCCCACGGATTTTGCGGAGGCCCACTGGATCGGCTGTTCGTATGTGATTACGGCAGTCGAGAAAGGCGAGGCCGCGATTACGAATTCGTTTCTTCTTACAGGGACGAATGAGGAAGACAAAAAATTCGCCGATCAACCGATCGAGATCGGCGTTGCAGTATGA
- the rsmI gene encoding 16S rRNA (cytidine(1402)-2'-O)-methyltransferase, with translation MPGDRSGDVPLAPGLYLVATPIGNLEDITLRALRVLRSVDRIACEDTRQTQKLLNHFGITTPTVSYHMHNEGQRAEELVHALKQGARIAVVSDAGTPGIADPGHEIATAAIAAGVPVFPVPGANALINALIASGLSTERFTFHGFLPAKEGQRRTALEALRAQVGVSVETHAFYEAPHRIVDTLADMETVFGVEQAVVIARELTKLHEEFLRGTVAELRAQLASRPAVRGEMVLLFEPQVSSAVAHEQRSIAAEVAALMQAESLSEKDALKRVARERGMGKSEAYRELQREQNRLR, from the coding sequence ATGCCTGGTGATCGATCCGGTGATGTTCCGCTTGCTCCCGGGCTCTATCTGGTTGCAACGCCGATCGGCAATCTTGAGGACATCACGCTGCGCGCGCTCAGGGTCCTGCGTTCCGTTGATCGCATTGCGTGCGAGGATACGCGCCAGACGCAGAAGCTGCTGAACCACTTCGGCATTACAACGCCGACAGTCAGCTATCACATGCACAATGAGGGCCAGCGGGCAGAAGAGCTTGTGCATGCGCTCAAGCAGGGAGCGCGGATAGCTGTGGTTTCGGATGCGGGGACGCCGGGCATCGCTGATCCCGGGCATGAGATTGCCACGGCTGCCATCGCCGCAGGTGTTCCGGTATTTCCTGTGCCTGGAGCGAATGCCCTGATCAATGCGCTGATCGCAAGCGGGCTTTCGACGGAGCGGTTCACCTTTCATGGCTTTCTGCCGGCAAAGGAAGGGCAGCGGCGAACGGCGCTTGAGGCACTGCGGGCGCAAGTGGGAGTGTCAGTCGAGACACATGCTTTTTATGAGGCGCCGCATCGCATCGTCGATACGCTTGCCGATATGGAGACGGTCTTTGGCGTAGAGCAGGCTGTCGTGATTGCGCGTGAGCTGACCAAGCTGCATGAGGAGTTTCTTCGCGGAACGGTGGCGGAGTTGCGTGCACAGTTGGCATCGCGGCCAGCTGTGCGTGGCGAGATGGTTCTATTGTTCGAGCCGCAGGTTAGCAGCGCGGTGGCACACGAGCAGAGAAGTATTGCTGCCGAGGTGGCAGCATTGATGCAGGCGGAGTCTCTTTCAGAGAAGGACGCGCTCAAGCGGGTTGCGCGTGAACGCGGCATGGGGAAGAGCGAAGCTTATCGCGAGCTTCAGCGTGAGCAGAACCGGCTGCGTTGA
- a CDS encoding protein-tyrosine phosphatase family protein, translating to MSRSAYVYWITQQLAIVSRPGGGDGLDREMLTLRDAGIDLVVSLLETEEAAKLGLQQEADAAHQVGIAFIRFAIRDHSVPVNPEEFLTFLAELERRLGAGKRIGIHCRACIGRSSVVAASLLIRSGVTHEAAWTQVTNARGCMVPDTDEQMAWVNRNIKAKTHG from the coding sequence ATGAGCAGGAGCGCCTATGTTTATTGGATAACGCAACAATTGGCCATCGTCTCCCGGCCAGGAGGCGGAGACGGACTTGATCGCGAGATGCTTACACTGCGAGATGCAGGGATTGATCTTGTTGTCTCGCTGCTGGAGACAGAGGAAGCGGCCAAGCTGGGATTGCAGCAGGAGGCGGATGCTGCGCATCAGGTGGGTATTGCGTTTATACGATTTGCGATTCGCGATCACAGCGTTCCGGTAAATCCTGAGGAATTCCTAACGTTTCTTGCAGAGCTTGAGCGGCGACTTGGTGCGGGAAAGCGCATCGGGATTCATTGCCGTGCCTGCATTGGACGCTCAAGCGTTGTCGCTGCCAGTCTTTTGATCCGGTCAGGCGTGACGCACGAGGCGGCGTGGACACAGGTGACGAATGCGCGTGGCTGCATGGTGCCCGATACGGATGAGCAGATGGCGTGGGTGAATCGCAACATCAAGGCGAAGACGCATGGTTGA
- the rsmD gene encoding 16S rRNA (guanine(966)-N(2))-methyltransferase RsmD, with protein sequence MRVIAGEYRSRPLSAPRGTKTRPTSDRLRETLFNVIAPHIAGAHFADLYAGSGAVGIEALSRGAQRVWFADNATPAIKAIRENLAALEINARFSIENRGTAVLLDALIKNGTKLDLIFLDPPYESHTEYVRTLGFLGSAKGRPLLAEDARVIAEHRSKDPLEERYGALQRVRVLKQGDAALSFYALAPESESAG encoded by the coding sequence ATGCGCGTTATCGCAGGAGAATACAGATCGCGGCCCTTATCGGCTCCGCGAGGCACGAAGACCAGGCCGACAAGCGACCGGTTGCGCGAGACGCTTTTCAACGTCATCGCTCCGCACATCGCAGGAGCGCACTTCGCCGACCTCTACGCCGGCTCCGGTGCCGTCGGTATCGAGGCCCTCAGCCGCGGCGCGCAGCGCGTGTGGTTCGCCGACAATGCTACACCGGCTATAAAAGCGATCCGAGAAAATCTGGCTGCATTGGAGATCAACGCACGATTCTCCATCGAAAACCGCGGAACCGCGGTCTTGCTGGATGCTCTTATCAAAAACGGCACGAAACTCGATCTGATCTTTCTCGATCCACCCTACGAATCCCACACCGAGTATGTGCGAACGCTAGGGTTTCTCGGCAGCGCAAAGGGGCGCCCATTGCTTGCCGAAGATGCGCGAGTCATCGCCGAACATCGCAGCAAAGATCCTCTTGAAGAACGCTATGGCGCCTTGCAACGTGTCCGCGTTCTAAAGCAGGGCGACGCCGCCCTCAGCTTCTATGCCCTCGCACCAGAAAGCGAGTCAGCCGGCTAG
- a CDS encoding cystathionine gamma-lyase, with product MRDATKIVRSGLTRAVAGEPLHAGPVFAAPYHAPGDPAGVPYTYARAHNPTWTHLEDAIAQMESGSGYTASALVFASGMAATTAVFGAVLRPGDVVVLPESSYYAARVLAQQYFAKMGVQLRYAPTANNGQAGQLEGARLVWIETPSNPTMDVCDIAALADAAHRAGALVAVDNTTPTPLGQQPLALGADISVASDTKAMTGHSDLLVGHVAVRDAELLKKLDQWRTLTGGVLGPMEAWLALRSMATLPLRLERSCENAQAIAEFLTTRPEVEQVLYPGLTTHPAHAVAKQQMRYFGPVVSFVLRDKAAAESFLAHSKLLTDATSFGGITSSAERRARWGGDAIADGFIRLSAGCEAIEDLLEDIAQALDAARS from the coding sequence ATGCGCGATGCTACAAAGATCGTTCGTTCGGGCCTGACGCGTGCGGTTGCGGGTGAGCCTCTTCATGCGGGGCCGGTGTTTGCTGCTCCCTATCATGCTCCCGGCGACCCGGCTGGCGTGCCTTATACGTATGCGCGGGCGCATAACCCGACGTGGACGCATCTGGAGGATGCGATTGCCCAGATGGAGTCCGGTTCGGGCTACACGGCTTCGGCTTTAGTTTTTGCTTCGGGGATGGCAGCGACGACTGCGGTGTTTGGTGCGGTGTTGCGTCCGGGGGATGTGGTGGTGCTTCCGGAGAGCTCGTACTATGCTGCCCGGGTGCTGGCGCAGCAATACTTTGCGAAGATGGGCGTTCAGCTTCGCTATGCTCCGACGGCCAACAACGGGCAGGCCGGTCAACTTGAGGGCGCGAGGCTCGTGTGGATCGAGACGCCAAGCAATCCGACGATGGACGTCTGCGACATCGCCGCGCTTGCCGATGCGGCTCACCGTGCAGGTGCGTTGGTTGCGGTGGATAACACGACGCCGACTCCGCTTGGGCAGCAGCCGCTTGCGCTGGGCGCGGATATCTCTGTTGCGTCGGATACGAAGGCGATGACGGGGCACAGCGATCTGCTGGTGGGGCATGTGGCAGTGCGCGATGCTGAGCTGTTGAAGAAGCTGGATCAGTGGCGCACGCTGACGGGCGGCGTTCTGGGGCCGATGGAGGCGTGGCTCGCGCTGCGTTCGATGGCAACGTTGCCGCTGCGGCTGGAGCGTTCATGCGAGAACGCCCAGGCGATCGCGGAGTTTCTTACGACGCGGCCTGAGGTCGAGCAGGTGCTTTATCCGGGGCTTACGACGCATCCTGCGCATGCTGTTGCGAAGCAGCAGATGCGGTATTTTGGGCCTGTTGTCAGCTTTGTGCTGCGCGATAAAGCGGCTGCGGAGAGCTTTCTGGCGCACTCGAAGCTGCTGACCGATGCAACCAGTTTTGGAGGGATTACGTCATCGGCAGAACGGCGTGCACGCTGGGGAGGCGATGCGATTGCCGATGGCTTTATTCGTCTGAGCGCGGGGTGTGAGGCCATTGAAGACCTGCTGGAAGATATCGCGCAGGCGCTGGATGCGGCTCGATCATGA